Within the Deinobacterium chartae genome, the region CAGGGCCTGGATGCGCTCCTGGATCAGGTCCGCTTTCAAGCTGTTGCGTCCGTCGTGCGTGGTGTCCTGCTGGGCCAGCGCAAAGTCCAGGTGAATGCTTTCGGGCTGCTCGGGCGGGGTCAGGGCCGGGCGGTAAAGGGGCGAGGGCGTAAACAGCAAGTTGATGGCGACGTAGCGCACCACGGCCGACAGGTCGGAGCTCAGTCCGGCCCTGGGGAACGGGCGGTACGTGGCCTTACGGGTTCCGTATTCCCAGATGGGCGGGATGCGGTAGTCCATCGTGCCGTCGCCGTCCACATCCTCGCGCGTGATGTCCCAGTTGAAGCTGTAAGCGTCCGGACCGGCCGAGAGGTCGTAGAACCAGACGCGCGACGGGGTGGTGTTGACGCTGCCGCCCCAGGCCATGATCTTGCGCGAATCCTTCTGCCCGAACGGTTCGCCGGTGTCGAGGTCCTTCGCGTTGGCACGGGCGTACACGTGGTTCTTGAAGTCGTCACGGCCGTACCAGTTGACCAGGAACACCGTGTATTCGCCGGTGTTCACCCCGATGCGAGGGCCGTTTTGCACCAGCCACGCTTCGGCCTGGTTCGCATCGATCTCGTAGTTTTCGTCTACCGGACGGGCGATGGTCTCCGCAGGCTCGTCGCAGGTCACGGTGCCGTTCTGGCAGTTGTACAAAGCCTGGTAGGCGGTGAGGGGCTTTTGAACAGCGATGCTGCTGAGGTACTTGAAGTAGTCGTCCTCGAAAGCCTGATCGGCAAACTTGAGGTTGTATTCGTACTCGAAGGAGTTTCCGATGTACTCGTTAACGCTGTAGGCACTCGAATTACGGGAAATGGCGCGGTAGGTGGCGGGCAGGCCCGAGAGCACCACGTCCGGATCAACCGTGTAGCTGTTGGCAGGCGGCTGCGTCGACTGCTTGCGGTCATAGCCGACCAGCACGATGTTGACCTTGAGTTTGCTGTGAATCTCGCTCTCTTGTCCTGGGGTCAGCTGCTGCAGCCGACCGAAGGCGGTGTCTTTGCCCGGCGTGGGCGTGGTTGTACTCCCGCAGGCTGCCAGCAGCGCGGTCAGGGTCAAGAGGCCTAACAACCGATACGACATGAGCTCCTCCGTGGCCTGAAATTAGAAAAGTATTAAAAGGCCATCACCATACTAACATGGAATGTTTTCTATTGATGAACAGTATCAATCGCAGAAGCTGATGGCCTTCTCTTGGATGGCCTCGCCCGCCGCAGAACTTGTACGGACCCAGCCCCCGTCTTGGATATCGGTCTCGTACCGAGTCAGCGGGCAGGGCCCCGGACCGCACAGAACCCACAACCGCTCAGCGGCTCCCGCAGCGGGACAGCCTCGAGGCTTCAGTCGCCCTGGGGAAATTCCGACCCAGGGATGTCCTGGGCGAGCACCCACTCGAACTCCCTCGCCGGCATCGGACGCGCAAACAAGTACCCCTGCCCCGAGTCGCACCCCACCACCTCGAGGTCCGTACACTGCGCTGCGGTCTCGATGCCCTCGGCGACCGTCCGGTACCCCAGTTGCCGCACCAGGTGCAAAATCGCCTCCATCACCGCCGGACCCGTCTCGCTCATCGCCTGCACGAACGACCGGTCGATCTTCACCACGTCCACCTGCAGCTGCTGCAGGTACGCCAGGCTCGAGTACCCCGTCCCGAAACCATCCAGCGCAATCTGCACGCCCAACTCCCGCAG harbors:
- a CDS encoding EAL domain-containing protein, with product PVLGAVSPAQFIPVAEERGLIVEIGAWVLRQALRQVRTWRSAGHADIRVAVNVSALQFQQDGFVELVGRALQETGLKGEALILELTEGSLIRDLRSANAKLVRLRELGVQIALDGFGTGYSSLAYLQQLQVDVVKIDRSFVQAMSETGPAVMEAILHLVRQLGYRTVAEGIETAAQCTDLEVVGCDSGQGYLFARPMPAREFEWVLAQDIPGSEFPQGD